The DNA region ACCCACAGCCTGAACATAGTATGTCACATCCTTCATTGATTGAACGCCTGCTTTCTCTAACCACCTTCTTTTGATCTCCAAACAACAACGCATCTACCGGTGGGACATTTCCAAGAACCGCACATTCATCACCGACAACATCCTTCAAACCTCTTAGAGAGACGACCGAATCGACACTGACACCATCCGCTCCAACCTCAACCATATCGCTGAAAATCGGAGTAGTATCTCCACAAATATGTAGGATACTCCTATCCAAACCGGAAACCAACTCTTTTTGATACGGCAGTGCATACTCCCGATACATAGTTGGACTGATCAAATCAGTTGAAACACCAAGCACAACAACACAATCAGCTCCACACTCAACCAAATAACTTGCATACCGCTGACAAACATCAAGACAAACATCCAACAACTCAAAAACACCATCACACCCCTTATACACCTCCAACAAAAACTCCTCCATACCACGCACCTGACCAGCAACATAAAAAGGACCAGACAACGCAGCAAGAACAGGAACACGACCACCAACAATATCCTTAGCAAAACCTACAGCCTCACCAACAACCGACATACGACCCCCAACACCAACCTCCAAACCACCAACCCCCTCCAAACCCGAAATAGCATTCTCAACAATAACAGGCTGCCCAAAACCACATGGATAACGCAACCTACAACCCAAAAACTCACAAACAACATTCATATCAAAAGGAAACCTAACACTCTCAACACCACCAAAACGAAACCCAGCCATACCCAAAACACTCATACTCCAACCCTCCCTCAAAGCACCAGGCCAAAAACAACCACACAACCTCATCAAATCCACCGTACCAGTCTGCAAAGGCATAACACAAGGAACACGATCAACACCAACCAAATCAAGCGCCCTAAAAAAACGCTCCCTACAACCATACATAGACAACAAAACCACCAAAAACAAAGTTAACACCAAAACACCATAACACTTACCAAAAAAACAACCAAACACCAACAACCCAAAACAACCTATCCCAAATTAAATCAACAATACCCAACACCAACCTACTAATTAAATCAGATTAATCTAGGTTTGATATATTTTTATTTGGTTTAGTGATGTTTTTTACCTAAGAGTTAAATGTGTCTGAATTAAATTAATTTTCAATGAATCTTGATCAGAAAGCTGTTTTAGCTGGAGTTGTTTTTGGTTTAGGGTTGTTGGGTGGAGCTATAGCTACCGCTACCTATTATTTAGGTAATCAAATATCTGAATGGATTCCTTGGGCCAATATCCCTGGTATTTTGGTTCAGATTGCTGGATCAACTATCTTCCAGTTGGTTGCTGTTGGTTTTGTATCGAGTTTATCGGTTTTGTTAATTTTGTATGTTCATGCGGTATATACCAGTTGATCTATCATTGAGGTTTTTATTTTTTGAGTTTTCCTTTTATTTCTCCGCATTCTATGCAGATGTATAGGGTGATGCGGTTGTATTTTTCCATGATTTCTTTCGATACCCTTTTTTCTTTGAATCCGATGAATGGTGTCGCTATCGATGGTATTGAGTTAGGTAGTTGTTTCCTGATTACTTTCATCCTTCCTTCACATTCCGAACATTTCAATTAAAAAACCTCCAAAATAGA from Methanonatronarchaeum thermophilum includes:
- a CDS encoding MtaA/CmuA family methyltransferase → MYGCRERFFRALDLVGVDRVPCVMPLQTGTVDLMRLCGCFWPGALREGWSMSVLGMAGFRFGGVESVRFPFDMNVVCEFLGCRLRYPCGFGQPVIVENAISGLEGVGGLEVGVGGRMSVVGEAVGFAKDIVGGRVPVLAALSGPFYVAGQVRGMEEFLLEVYKGCDGVFELLDVCLDVCQRYASYLVECGADCVVVLGVSTDLISPTMYREYALPYQKELVSGLDRSILHICGDTTPIFSDMVEVGADGVSVDSVVSLRGLKDVVGDECAVLGNVPPVDALLFGDQKKVVRESRRSINEGCDILCSGCGLPPETPIENLIAMTETAKTYKKQKN